Below is a genomic region from Streptococcus salivarius.
ATCTGAGAAGAAGTTGACAAGCTTGTGTCAATTAGTTACACTGTAATCGAATACATGTAAGATTTGTTACAGGAGCTGAAAAATGAAGAAACGTATGCTTGAGAAATATACTAGCCGATATGATAAAGTTCCAAGTTGGCTGATGATTATGCTGTCCTGTTTTATTGCCTTGGGTTATTTCCTTATAAGTGGATTTCTATCAGGGATTGTTGTGGGAATTCCAATGGCTATTGTTCTTTCGTTCTTAGTATTAAATGGCAACATTCAGTTCCAGGATATACATTCGATTTACTATAAAATATTTTCAACCTTGTATTTTCAGTTGGGAGCCTTTGCCTTTACTGCCTTAGCTATCTTTTTCTGGGTTAAAGTTGTTGAAAAACGTCCCATTCGTACACTGGGATTCTTCAAGGGTCATATTTGGTTGAACCTGCTTAAGGGCTGGGGATTGGGAACCCTGCTCTTGTTAGTTAGTTTCCTTGGGACTTATTTACTTGGAGGGTTAGAATTTGTAAAAGTAGACTTTTCTCAGAGAACCCTCTTATACATACTATCCCTAATCCCTTTCTGGTTTATCCAAGGTGGAACCGAGGAACTGGTGACACGTGGATGGTTACTTCAGACGGTGACTAATAAATTGAACCTTTCCTGGGGAATTGCTATTTCAAGTTCTTTCTTTTCAATATTACACCTAGGAAACCAGGGTGTTACCGCCTTGTCTCTAATCAGTATTGTTCTAGTAGGAGTTCTTTTGGCTCTTTACATGCTCAAGACAGATAATATCTGGGGTGTCGCTGCCCTTCACGGTGCTTGGAACTTTGCGCAAGGGAATATAGTTGGCGTGGCAGTTAGTGGGCAGAATGCAGGCGGTAGCTTATTGCACTTTCAGGCCAGGTCAGGCTTGCCTGATTGGTTATCAGGTGGAGCCTTTGGTCTAGAAGGGAATATCGTTACCTGTCTCGTTCTCTTGGTAGGGATTATTATCCTTCGTCTACAATTGAAAAAAGAAAACTTTTAAGGCTGAGTTCAAAGACTCGGTCTTTTTACTTCTGTGTTAAAATAGAAGAAAGTTTGGAAAAGGGGAAGAGATGAGAGTTAGACTTGAGCGAGGTATGATTTGTGTCCAAATTGTCTATGGACTTATATTTCTTGTCGCTTCCACCGGTCTATTCTGCTGGTTTCTTTTAGATGATTATCGTTTTGGGAACTTTGTAGATAACTGTGTTGCCTTCTTCATTTTACTAATATTTCTTCATGCTCTGACTAATTTAGTTGACGGTATTGTGAGACTTAAAGGTCATAAAAAAATTTTGGAAATTAACAATGATACCTTTATTTATTATGGAAGGTTATGTGGACGAGTAACCTTTGAGATTCCGCTGTCTGAAATTGACTTGGTTATGAAGGATTGGTCAACGCCAATGGATGATGCCAAACAC
It encodes:
- a CDS encoding CPBP family intramembrane glutamic endopeptidase → MKKRMLEKYTSRYDKVPSWLMIMLSCFIALGYFLISGFLSGIVVGIPMAIVLSFLVLNGNIQFQDIHSIYYKIFSTLYFQLGAFAFTALAIFFWVKVVEKRPIRTLGFFKGHIWLNLLKGWGLGTLLLLVSFLGTYLLGGLEFVKVDFSQRTLLYILSLIPFWFIQGGTEELVTRGWLLQTVTNKLNLSWGIAISSSFFSILHLGNQGVTALSLISIVLVGVLLALYMLKTDNIWGVAALHGAWNFAQGNIVGVAVSGQNAGGSLLHFQARSGLPDWLSGGAFGLEGNIVTCLVLLVGIIILRLQLKKENF